GCGATCGGTACACAGATCATCGTCAGCAGGCTGAGCAGCACCTGGAAGAAGCGGAGCAGCCGGCTCTTGCGCCGCTTCGGCTTCGGCGCCGGCTGCCGCTTCTGCTCGGCTTGCTTCGGCCGGGCCGGCTTGGGAGCCTTCCTCGGCTGCTGCTGGGGCACGCTCGGCGGGCGCGGCGCGGCGACCACGGCCCGCCCGGACACCGGGCGCGCCTGCCCGGTCACCGGAGAGACCGGCCGGGCATGCGCCACCACCGGGTTCGCCGGCCGCGACGGGGCCGCTTTCGGTGCGGGTTGATTTTTGCGTACGCCGGGAGTGCGCACCTCGTGCTGCGGCGGACTGGTCGGCATCGTGGCGTCCGGGTCGTGCCGCCAGTGCGGGGGCTCGGCGTCCGGCCACGGGTCGACCGGTGGGCGCATGTGCGGGGGGACCACGAGCTCCGGACGGATCTCGGTCTCCCGGTTGTCCACGTCGGGCTCACGGGCGGTCTTGCCCTGCGATGTCGCCGGGGCGGCGGCCCGATCGAGCGGGCGGCGGCCGGACGGCTCGTCCCCGGACTCCGGCAGCGGTCCGGCGGCCGCACCCGGCACGCGGGGCGGCAACGAACCGGCTGCGGCACCCGGCACCCGCGCAGGCAGCGAACCGGCACCACCCGGCGCCTGGGCGGGCAGTGACCCGGCAATAGCGCCCGACGCCCCGGCAGCAGCCCCTGATACCTGCGCGGCCGACGACCCCCCAGCAGCCCTCGGCGCCTGGGCGGGCAACGACCCGGCAGCAGCACCCGGCGCCTGCGCGGCCGGCAACCCGGCAGTAGCGCCCGGCGCCTGTGCGGCCAGCGACCCGGCAGCAGCACCCGGCGCCTGCGCGGCCGGCGATCCGGCAGACCCGCCGGACGCCTGGGCAGACGTGCCCGGGAGCCGTGCGGGCGGCGGGCCGGCAGCAGCCCCCTGGCCTCCGGCCGTCAGCGCCGAGCCGGCCGCCTCCGGGATCGATTGCGCCTCAACCGGCTGGGTCATGATCGGAAGGTCCGATTTATCGGACCTGCCGGATGCGCCGACCGGCGGCGGCGTCGTCGGCTCACTGAAGTCCCGCACCACCGGCGCCGGCCCGCTGAAGTCCCGCACCGCAGGCGTCGTGAGCTCGCTGAACTCGGACGCCACCGGCATCGCCGGCCCACCGAACTCCGGCAACGACCGCGACGGCAGCCGCAACTCGGCCGTCGGTCCGGGCGCCGCCGGCTCCGACGCCAGCAACGCCGCCCCGGCCAGGATGCTCCCCTCGGCCACCACCAGCTCCGGCTGCTCGATCACCACCGGCGGCTCCCCCAGCTCCCGGTGCAGCAGCGTCGCCACCAACGGGATCCGGCTGGCCCCGCCGACCAGGAACACCCCGGCCAGCCGCCCGGCCGGCAGGTCCGCGAACGTCAGCAGGTTCCGCGTGATCCGGACGGTCTGCTCCAGCACCGGCCGGGCGACCTGCTCCAGCTCGTCCCGGGTCAGGTGCACCTCGGTGTCCAGCAGCGGCACCACGAAGTCGGCGGACTGCGCCCGGGACAGCCGCTCCTTGGCGATCCGCACGTCGTCCCAGAGCTGCCGGCGGGCGCGGCGCTCCTCGACCGTGGACGGCTCCAGCAGCCGCTGCCAGGCGTCCGACTGCATGTGCTCGACCAGCGCCGCGTCCACGTCCAGGCCGCCCAGGTCGTCCCGCCCGTCGACGGCGAGCACCTCGAAGCCGGTGGCGGTCCGCGAGACCAGGCTGGCGTCGAAGGTGCCGGCTCCGAAGTCGTGCACCATCAGCACCGAGCCGATCGGCACGTCCCGCCCGAGCACCTCGGCGAAGTAGGTGGCCGCCGCGACCGGCTCGGCGACCAGCCGGGCGCCGGACAGCCCGGCCCGGGCGGCCGCCTCGGCCAGCAGGGTGCGCCGGGTGGCGCCCCAGGTCGCGGGGCAGGTGAGCGTGGTCTCCGGCCGATACGGCCCGACGGCGCGATGCCACTCCTCGACCACCCGGGCGAGCACCGCGGTGATCAGGTCCACGACGTCGAACTCCCGCTCGCCGAGCAGGACCAGGCCGTCGTCGACCCGGCGTTTCGGGTTCGGCTCGAAACGGGCGGGCTCCAGGCGGGCACTGTGCACCGCGTCCCGCCCGACCAGCAGGCTGCCCGCGGCGTCCGCGAAGACGGCGGACGGCAGCAGGGGCGAGCCGTCGACCAGGATCGGCCGCGCGCGCCCATCCGGCCACCGCGCGACGGCGACGGTGTTGGAGGTGCCGAAGTCGATGCCGAGGGCGTACTTCGGACCACCCTGGTCGATGGACATGAGCGAAGTCTAGGCGGTGCCTGTGACAGGTAGGGCCACCGTCACTGTCCGGTGAACTTCGGCTTCCGCTTCTCGACGAAAGCGGTGGTGCCCTCCACCCGATCGTCGGTGGCGAACAGTCCGGCGAACAGGTGCGACTCCAGCGCCAGGCCGGCCGCCAGGTCCATGCTGAGCCCGGCGTCGATGGCCTGCTTGGCGGCGCGCAGCGCGAGGGCGGGCCCGGTCACGTAGGGCTGGACCAGCTCGACAGCCGTCTCGTACACCCGGTCGGCCGGGACCACCCGGTCGGCGAGCCCGATCCGCTCCGCCTCGGCCGCGGTCACCATCCGGCCGGAGAAGATCAGCTCCTTGGCCCGGGCCGGGCCGACCAGGCGGGCCAGCCGCTGGGTGCCGCCGGCGCCCGGGATGATGCCCAGCTTGATCTCCGGCTGGCCGAGCTTGGCGTCCTCGGCCACCACCCGCCAGTCGCAGGCCAGGGCCAGCTCGCAGCCGCCGCCCAGGGCGAACCCGGTGATCGCGGCCACCACCGGCTTGGGGATCCGGGCGACCGCGTCGAACGCCCCGGAGAGCGCCGCGGCCCGGCCCACCATGTGCTGATAGCTGACTGTCGTGAACTCGGTGATGTCGGCGCCGGCGGCGAACACCTTCGCCCCGCCCCAGACCACCACGGCACGCACCGCGGGATCGCCGGCCGCGGCCGTCGCCGCCGCCCGCAACTCCTCCTGCACCTGGGTGTTCAGCGCGTTCATCGGGGGTCGTTCGAGCCGGATCGTCCCGATCCCGTCCGCGATCTCCAGCCGTACGAACTCGCCCACGCCGAACCTCCGTTGGTTGCCGTTTCGCAGCCAGCCTACGACGGGTACCGACTAGATTGGGTCCCCTGGGGAGGACAGATGACCACGTACTACCGGGACCCGGACGTGCTGATCACTTCGTCCGGGATCCATATGAACGGCCGCGACTTCCGCCTGCCCGAGCTGATCCAGGTGTGGCACACCAAGGGCGCCCGGTCCTGGTCGGTGATCGCCAAGCGGGGTGCCTTCGGGCTCACCATTCTGCTGCCGCTGCTGGTCGGCGCGCTCGCCGTCGGGCTGGCGCTGGCGCTACGCATCGATCTCTCGCACACGATCGCGATGGTGATCGGCGGGGTGCTGATCGGGCTGGCCGTGGTGCCGGTCGCCGACCTGATGCTGGAGCGGGTCGACCGGTCATACGACCAGGGCAGCCGGACCATCGAGATCTGGGGCCGGGTGCGCGGCGGCGAGGTGCTGCTGCTGCGGACCACGAACGCGCAGCGGTTCGGCCGGATCTACCGCGCGCTGCAACGGGCCATGGAGCCGGCGGTGCGCCGCTGACTGGTTAGAGTGCCCGGATGAACAGTGCCCGTTCGAACAAGGATGCCGCGGCATTGGCCGGGTTGCTCGCCACCACGGGCGTACTGCATTTCGTGGCGCCGAAGCCGTTCGACGCGATCGTGCCGAAGTCGTTGCCCGGGTCGGCGCGGCAATGGACGTACCTCAGTGGTGTCGCCGAATTGGCAGTGGCCGCGGCCGTCGCGCATCCCCGCACCCGGCGGATCGGCGGTCTTGCCGCCGCCGCGCTGTTCGCCGGCGTCTTCCCGGCGAACGTCAAGATGGCCTGGGACTGGCGGCACGCCTCGCCCGCCAAGCGCGCGATCGCGTTCGGCCGCCTCCCGTTGCAGGCCCCGCTGATCGCCTGGGCCCTGCGGGTATCTCGCTGATTCCACCGAAAAGGCCGTCCGCATTCGGCACGATCGAATCACCATGAGAGCGACGCGGATACGGCCCACCGGGATCGAGCGCACCTTCGGTGACCACGAGATGATCGTCACCAAGACCGATCCGCGTGGCGTGATCACCTACGCCAACGACGTCTTCCTGCGCGTCTCGGCGCTCACCGAGGCCGAGGCGGTCGGGCAGCCGCACAACCTGATCCGGCATCCGGACATGCCCCGCGGCGTGTTCAAGCTGCTCTGGGACGCGCTCGGGGAGCAGCGGGAGATCTTCGCCTACGTGCTGAACCTGGCCGCCGACGGCGCGCACTACTGGGTCCTGGCGCACGTCACGCCCAGTTACGACGCCGGCGGCCGGGTGGTCGGTTACCACTCCAACCGGCGTCGCCCGGCCCCGGCCGCGGTCGCCGCGATCAGCGATCTGTACGCGAAGGTCCGCGCCGCCGAGTCTCGCCACGATCACACCCCGGACGCCGTCGCGGCCGGTCACCAGGCGCTCCAGGACATCCTCGCCGAGCGCGGCATGGAGTACGACGAGTTGGTCTGGTCGCTGACCAACGGCGGTGGTCGATGAGGGCGGCCGACGACCCGCTGGCCGTGATCACGGAGACCTGCCGGCGGATGACCGCCGGCGACTTCGAGGCCCGGCTCGCCCCGATCGGCGAGAGCGAGTCCGCGCAGGCCGCCCGGACCGCGCTGAACGGCCTGCTGGACCGGCTGGACGCGTTCGCCCGGGAGGCCGGCGCCGCCTCCGCCGCGGCCGCCGACGGCCGCTTCTACCGGCGCTTCCTGACCACCGGGTTGCAGGGCACGTTCCGGCTGGCCGCCGAGCAGATCAACGAGTCGGTCAGCGCGATGCGCCGCAACGCCGACCAGATCGCCGAGGCGACCCGGGCCCGGCACGCGCTGGCCGACGAGCTGGAGTCCGCCGTGCTGACCGTTTCCGAACAGGTGGCGACCGCGGCCACCGAGATGGGCGCGTCGGCGAACGGCCTGGCCACCTTCGCCCGCGGCGCGGTCGCCGACGCCGAGCGCGGGCTCGGCACGGTCACCTCGCTGCGCACCGCGTCCGAGGAGATCCGGCACGCGGTCGACCTGATCAACCAGGTGGCCTCGCAGACCCGGCTGCTGGCGCTCAACGCGACCATCGAGGCGGCGCGGGCCGGCGAGGCGGGCCGCGGCTTCACCGTGGTGGCGAACGAGGTGAAGACCCTCGCGAACGAGACCAGCGCGTCCAGTGAGGAGATCATGGGCCAGGTCAACACGGTGCAGCAGGCCGCGGCCGACGCGGTCGGCGTGCTGGAGGCGGTGAGCCGCAGCTTCCGTGAGATCAACAACCTG
Above is a genomic segment from Actinoplanes ianthinogenes containing:
- a CDS encoding PAS domain-containing protein translates to MRATRIRPTGIERTFGDHEMIVTKTDPRGVITYANDVFLRVSALTEAEAVGQPHNLIRHPDMPRGVFKLLWDALGEQREIFAYVLNLAADGAHYWVLAHVTPSYDAGGRVVGYHSNRRRPAPAAVAAISDLYAKVRAAESRHDHTPDAVAAGHQALQDILAERGMEYDELVWSLTNGGGR
- a CDS encoding enoyl-CoA hydratase/isomerase family protein codes for the protein MGEFVRLEIADGIGTIRLERPPMNALNTQVQEELRAAATAAAGDPAVRAVVVWGGAKVFAAGADITEFTTVSYQHMVGRAAALSGAFDAVARIPKPVVAAITGFALGGGCELALACDWRVVAEDAKLGQPEIKLGIIPGAGGTQRLARLVGPARAKELIFSGRMVTAAEAERIGLADRVVPADRVYETAVELVQPYVTGPALALRAAKQAIDAGLSMDLAAGLALESHLFAGLFATDDRVEGTTAFVEKRKPKFTGQ
- a CDS encoding methyl-accepting chemotaxis protein, producing the protein MRAADDPLAVITETCRRMTAGDFEARLAPIGESESAQAARTALNGLLDRLDAFAREAGAASAAAADGRFYRRFLTTGLQGTFRLAAEQINESVSAMRRNADQIAEATRARHALADELESAVLTVSEQVATAATEMGASANGLATFARGAVADAERGLGTVTSLRTASEEIRHAVDLINQVASQTRLLALNATIEAARAGEAGRGFTVVANEVKTLANETSASSEEIMGQVNTVQQAAADAVGVLEAVSRSFREINNLIDGIAVAVDGGGAAGTTGLSQLAEVLRAEVTRFLTTARQS
- a CDS encoding DUF6232 family protein encodes the protein MTTYYRDPDVLITSSGIHMNGRDFRLPELIQVWHTKGARSWSVIAKRGAFGLTILLPLLVGALAVGLALALRIDLSHTIAMVIGGVLIGLAVVPVADLMLERVDRSYDQGSRTIEIWGRVRGGEVLLLRTTNAQRFGRIYRALQRAMEPAVRR
- a CDS encoding DoxX family protein: MNSARSNKDAAALAGLLATTGVLHFVAPKPFDAIVPKSLPGSARQWTYLSGVAELAVAAAVAHPRTRRIGGLAAAALFAGVFPANVKMAWDWRHASPAKRAIAFGRLPLQAPLIAWALRVSR
- a CDS encoding Hsp70 family protein, translating into MSIDQGGPKYALGIDFGTSNTVAVARWPDGRARPILVDGSPLLPSAVFADAAGSLLVGRDAVHSARLEPARFEPNPKRRVDDGLVLLGEREFDVVDLITAVLARVVEEWHRAVGPYRPETTLTCPATWGATRRTLLAEAAARAGLSGARLVAEPVAAATYFAEVLGRDVPIGSVLMVHDFGAGTFDASLVSRTATGFEVLAVDGRDDLGGLDVDAALVEHMQSDAWQRLLEPSTVEERRARRQLWDDVRIAKERLSRAQSADFVVPLLDTEVHLTRDELEQVARPVLEQTVRITRNLLTFADLPAGRLAGVFLVGGASRIPLVATLLHRELGEPPVVIEQPELVVAEGSILAGAALLASEPAAPGPTAELRLPSRSLPEFGGPAMPVASEFSELTTPAVRDFSGPAPVVRDFSEPTTPPPVGASGRSDKSDLPIMTQPVEAQSIPEAAGSALTAGGQGAAAGPPPARLPGTSAQASGGSAGSPAAQAPGAAAGSLAAQAPGATAGLPAAQAPGAAAGSLPAQAPRAAGGSSAAQVSGAAAGASGAIAGSLPAQAPGGAGSLPARVPGAAAGSLPPRVPGAAAGPLPESGDEPSGRRPLDRAAAPATSQGKTAREPDVDNRETEIRPELVVPPHMRPPVDPWPDAEPPHWRHDPDATMPTSPPQHEVRTPGVRKNQPAPKAAPSRPANPVVAHARPVSPVTGQARPVSGRAVVAAPRPPSVPQQQPRKAPKPARPKQAEQKRQPAPKPKRRKSRLLRFFQVLLSLLTMICVPIAALIVAYGYGDPGKSWKQDAVEVFKQIVSLVHP